The following are encoded together in the Piscinibacter lacus genome:
- a CDS encoding PEP-CTERM sorting domain-containing protein — protein sequence MFIPRLSDLRPAALLLALGLALPAAQAAPLNGSFEAGLNGWTVLGDAAALASPLATEGSQIAWIGNASASLVDDATQAAGALNLSGLEPLAVGQPGGLEEGLGLTIGALDPDPANFIFAIEGSALLQDFVTLAPTVLHFDWVIDSADPLAGQADGDQAFVLINGVLSTLGGPGSGSFSTVLGAGNHRLAFGVIDVLDPLGSTRLGIDAVRLAAPVPEPKSWALMAAGLAAIGFTAQRRSRRR from the coding sequence ATGTTCATCCCCCGCCTGTCCGACCTGCGCCCTGCCGCCCTGCTGCTGGCCCTGGGCCTGGCCCTGCCGGCCGCCCAGGCCGCCCCGCTCAACGGCAGCTTCGAAGCCGGCCTGAATGGCTGGACGGTGCTGGGCGATGCCGCCGCCCTGGCCTCGCCCCTGGCCACCGAGGGCAGCCAGATCGCCTGGATCGGCAATGCCTCGGCCAGCCTGGTCGACGATGCGACGCAGGCTGCCGGCGCGCTCAACCTCAGCGGCCTGGAGCCGCTGGCGGTGGGCCAGCCCGGCGGCCTGGAAGAGGGGCTGGGCCTGACGATCGGCGCGCTGGACCCGGATCCGGCCAACTTCATCTTCGCGATCGAGGGCTCGGCCCTGCTGCAGGACTTCGTCACCCTGGCGCCCACCGTGCTGCACTTCGACTGGGTGATCGACAGCGCCGACCCGCTGGCCGGCCAGGCCGACGGCGACCAGGCTTTCGTGCTGATCAACGGCGTGCTCAGCACGCTCGGCGGCCCGGGCAGCGGCAGCTTCAGCACCGTGCTGGGCGCAGGCAACCATCGCCTGGCCTTCGGCGTGATCGACGTGCTCGACCCCCTGGGCAGCACCCGCCTGGGCATCGATGCCGTGCGCCTGGCCGCTCCGGTGCCCGAGCCCAAGAGCTGGGCGCTGATG
- a CDS encoding ExeM/NucH family extracellular endonuclease, translating into MSRFARPARPRLAPLALALAALLGGPVAAQSLPALVISQVYGGGGNSGATLNKDYVEIFNRGSSAVSLEGWSLQYASSTGTGNFASNSPLALPGAMLQPGQYLLLSLAGGANGAALPTPDKEGTIAAAAANGKFVLVAPDASGTASGLACNGGSAASSPCNAAQLARIADAVGYGNANYFEGGAAAPALSATRAAFRAMGGCTDSNHNGNDFTAALPAPRNSASPLNPCSVTPPPLNQPIAPVCMALSLVQGQAGSAAQTASDPDSVVNAVRVVGSLPSGLSLGTLTPATGEGGTASVTLSASASLAAGSYPVELSWSNDESQTANCTATVTVEAPAAALTPIPSIQGTGARSPLAGQTVSTEGVVTKVLNNGFFLQDPVGDGNPLSSDGVFVFTSSAPTVVAGDRVRVSGSVIEFDVSGSGANPAAEARPLTEIGGSPTVVKLGTAALPAPVAIDLATQGGDLLERVEGMLVTVGGPITVSQNFFLGRFGQMTVAAGDRVETPTNRHRPGPEAQALAESNARRTLLLDDSSSLQNPNPIPYLGEDATVRAGDTTPQLTGVIDFGLYTASTTGLSGYRLQPTVMPVFSRANPRSSQPPVVGGSHRVASFNLLNYFTTFTNGRTADGASGQGCSLGSSVSAGNCRGASNLDEFNRQQAKLVAAIKALDADVLGLIELQNNGMTAVNRLVDALNTELGGPVYAAVADPASGTGTDAIKTALIYKPARLGPVGASLSDPAAVHNRPPVAQTFQTAAGSRFTVVVNHFKSKGCDGASGADLDQGDGQGCFNATRVAQARALLGFINRLQAARSDVPATPELMVLGDLNAYAQEDPIATLRAAGLVDEIGRDKAFGYSFVFDGAAGRLDHALSTPALAARVVKADEWAINADEPSVLDYNTEFKPDDRYSPTPFRASDHDPVLVGLNLAPALVATAARGSVNGTTGDDVIVAGPGANSVQGGPGADVFVIRNLREAGDTVLDFTPGVDRIELAELVASLGLGGHDLLASGHVLLQDNARGLGLLFDADGRAGPARASLLMLLPGVNSSQIQPRRDLGL; encoded by the coding sequence ATGTCCCGATTCGCCCGCCCGGCCCGCCCGCGGCTCGCCCCCCTGGCCCTGGCCCTCGCCGCCCTGCTGGGCGGCCCCGTGGCCGCCCAGAGCCTGCCCGCCCTGGTCATCAGCCAGGTCTATGGCGGCGGCGGCAACAGCGGCGCGACGCTGAACAAGGACTATGTCGAGATCTTCAACCGCGGCAGCAGCGCGGTCAGCCTGGAAGGCTGGTCGCTGCAATACGCCTCGTCCACCGGCACCGGCAACTTCGCCAGCAACAGCCCGCTGGCCCTGCCCGGCGCGATGCTGCAACCCGGCCAGTACCTGCTGCTGAGCCTGGCCGGCGGCGCCAACGGCGCGGCCCTGCCCACGCCGGACAAGGAAGGCACCATCGCCGCCGCCGCAGCCAATGGCAAGTTCGTGCTGGTGGCGCCCGACGCAAGCGGCACGGCCAGCGGCCTGGCCTGCAATGGCGGCAGCGCGGCCAGCAGCCCCTGCAATGCCGCCCAGCTCGCGCGCATTGCCGATGCGGTGGGCTATGGCAATGCCAACTACTTCGAAGGCGGCGCCGCCGCCCCGGCGCTGAGCGCGACCCGCGCGGCCTTCCGCGCCATGGGCGGCTGCACCGACAGCAACCACAACGGCAACGACTTCACCGCCGCCCTGCCCGCGCCGCGCAACAGCGCCTCGCCGCTGAACCCCTGCAGCGTCACCCCGCCGCCGCTGAACCAGCCCATCGCGCCGGTCTGCATGGCCCTCAGCCTGGTCCAGGGCCAGGCCGGCAGCGCGGCCCAGACGGCGAGCGATCCGGACAGCGTGGTGAACGCCGTCCGCGTGGTCGGCAGCCTGCCGTCCGGCCTGAGCCTGGGCACGCTCACCCCGGCCACGGGCGAAGGCGGCACCGCCAGCGTCACCCTCAGCGCCTCGGCCAGCCTGGCCGCGGGCAGCTACCCGGTGGAGCTGAGCTGGTCCAACGACGAGAGCCAGACGGCGAACTGCACGGCCACCGTCACCGTCGAGGCGCCGGCCGCGGCGCTGACCCCGATCCCCAGCATCCAGGGCACCGGCGCGCGCAGCCCGCTGGCGGGCCAGACGGTCAGCACCGAGGGCGTGGTGACCAAGGTGCTGAACAACGGCTTCTTCCTGCAAGACCCGGTCGGCGACGGCAACCCGCTCAGCTCGGACGGCGTCTTCGTCTTCACCAGCAGCGCCCCGACGGTGGTCGCCGGCGACCGCGTGCGGGTGAGCGGTTCGGTGATCGAGTTCGACGTGAGCGGCAGCGGCGCCAACCCGGCGGCCGAGGCCCGGCCGCTGACCGAGATCGGCGGCAGCCCGACGGTGGTCAAGCTGGGCACGGCCGCGCTGCCGGCCCCCGTCGCCATCGACCTGGCCACCCAAGGTGGCGATCTGCTGGAGCGGGTCGAGGGCATGCTGGTCACCGTCGGCGGCCCGATCACCGTCAGCCAGAACTTCTTCCTCGGCCGCTTCGGTCAGATGACCGTGGCCGCCGGCGATCGCGTGGAAACGCCGACCAACCGCCACCGCCCCGGCCCCGAGGCGCAGGCCCTGGCCGAATCCAATGCCCGCCGCACCCTGCTGCTGGACGACAGCAGCAGCCTGCAGAACCCCAACCCCATTCCCTACCTGGGCGAAGACGCCACCGTGCGCGCCGGCGACACCACGCCGCAACTCACCGGCGTGATCGACTTCGGCCTCTACACCGCCAGCACCACCGGCCTGTCGGGCTACCGCCTGCAGCCCACGGTGATGCCGGTTTTCAGCCGCGCCAACCCGCGCAGCAGCCAGCCGCCGGTCGTCGGCGGCAGCCACCGCGTGGCCAGCTTCAACCTGCTGAACTACTTCACCACCTTCACCAACGGCCGCACCGCCGACGGCGCCAGCGGCCAGGGTTGCAGCCTGGGCAGCTCGGTCAGCGCCGGCAACTGCCGCGGCGCGAGCAACCTGGACGAATTCAACCGCCAGCAGGCCAAGCTGGTCGCGGCGATCAAGGCCCTGGATGCCGATGTGCTGGGCCTGATCGAGTTGCAGAACAACGGCATGACGGCAGTCAACCGCCTGGTCGATGCGCTCAACACCGAGCTGGGCGGCCCGGTCTATGCCGCCGTGGCCGATCCGGCCAGCGGCACCGGCACCGATGCGATCAAGACGGCGCTGATCTACAAGCCGGCCCGGCTCGGCCCGGTGGGCGCCTCGCTCAGCGACCCCGCGGCGGTGCACAACCGGCCGCCGGTGGCGCAGACCTTCCAGACGGCCGCCGGCAGCCGCTTCACCGTGGTGGTCAACCACTTCAAGTCCAAGGGCTGCGACGGCGCGAGCGGGGCCGACCTGGACCAGGGCGACGGCCAGGGCTGCTTCAACGCGACCCGGGTGGCCCAGGCCCGCGCGCTGCTGGGCTTCATCAACCGCCTGCAGGCGGCCCGCAGCGATGTGCCGGCCACGCCCGAGCTGATGGTGCTGGGCGACCTGAATGCCTATGCCCAGGAAGACCCGATCGCCACCCTGCGCGCCGCCGGCCTGGTCGACGAGATCGGCCGCGACAAGGCCTTCGGCTACTCCTTCGTCTTCGATGGCGCCGCCGGCCGGCTCGACCATGCCCTGAGCACGCCGGCCCTGGCCGCCCGGGTGGTCAAGGCCGACGAGTGGGCGATCAATGCCGACGAGCCCTCGGTGCTGGACTACAACACCGAGTTCAAGCCCGACGACCGCTACAGCCCCACGCCCTTCCGCGCCTCGGACCACGACCCGGTCCTGGTCGGCCTGAACCTGGCGCCGGCCCTGGTGGCGACGGCGGCGCGCGGCAGCGTCAACGGCACGACCGGGGACGATGTGATCGTCGCCGGCCCGGGCGCCAACAGTGTGCAGGGCGGCCCGGGTGCCGATGTCTTCGTGATCCGCAACCTGCGCGAAGCCGGCGACACGGTGCTGGACTTCACGCCCGGCGTGGACCGCATCGAGCTGGCCGAGCTGGTCGCCAGCCTGGGCCTGGGCGGGCACGACCTGCTCGCCAGCGGCCATGTGCTGCTGCAGGACAACGCCCGCGGCCTGGGCCTGCTCTTCGATGCCGACGGCCGCGCCGGCCCGGCCCGCGCCAGCCTGCTGATGCTGCTGCCTGGCGTGAACAGCAGCCAGATCCAGCCGCGTCGCGACCTGGGCCTCTGA